Part of the Primulina huaijiensis isolate GDHJ02 chromosome 15, ASM1229523v2, whole genome shotgun sequence genome is shown below.
gcttttatgTATGGCATGTGTGTTTTCTTTGCTTGTATTCGTGAATTTTGGACGAACCCTATGTCGTTGCTCCGAAATTAGGGTTTGTAAGCTCAATTCCTTTGTCAGAATAATTATTTTGTGGTTTTGAAGTTTGGAATTTTGAGGTGTGATTATGTTTATTATTTCTTCTTTTGACTTGTTACTTGGAGGTTCATCTAAGTTTTGTGAAAATTCTTCTTCTAATTTTGGCGATCCTGAAGATACTGCAAAATATTTCGGTGTTAAAGAACTTGTGCTCGGCTATCTATCTTGTGTTTGCTTGAAGGATTTTTCTCCAAGAATTTGATTGCAAGTTTCTGAATGGATGTTTTTCATTATTTACTTGCTATTGTTCGGCAAAAGTTTCTGACAATGGATGTTTTTGTAATTGGGAATAAATTTCCTCTTCTGTTTCCTGTGCTTATGAGCTTTTTATCCCAATATTGTCCTGTATAATTGTTCGAGCATTGCTTGCTTTATCTTTTCAGCAGCTTCTCGCGGGTACGGGGTATTTTTGCTACTATTTTCTTGGATGAGGAAGGGTTCAAAGACCGGTGCTTGCAAGTCTGCATCGCACCAACTCTTCAAAGACAGGGCAAAGAATCGTGTGGATGATCTGCAAGGCATGTTTAGCGATCTTCAATCTGCTAGGAAGGATAGCCGCACTATTGATGTTAACTTGCTAGAAGAGCAAGTTCATCAGATGCTTCGTGAGTGGAAGGCTGAGCTAAATGAACCCTCCCCAGCTTCTTCACTGCAACAAGTAACCCATTCACCACAAGAATGTCTCTACATTTTTATACTGAAATGTTGCATGTTGCACTAATTACATGATTTGTCACGAAGCCGATGAAAAATTGTAGTTTGTAATATTACCTATTACAATTTAGTTGTTTTTATGCATGATAAGATGGAGACCGTGTTTGTTTCCCTGCATTCTTCTAGCTGTCTTCAGAATCTAGGGTGTTACTGTTACACATCACAATTTACAATGATGTGGGAAGTTTTTGAATAATGGACATTTGTTTATGCAATGCGTCCTTTGCCTTGTTATCACAACTTACGGTTTTTGctcgtattttatttttataatcagTCTTTTCGTGCAAACTGAAAATGTTGTGCGTGCATTTGTGGGTGAAGTAACCGGGGCCTGAATTTCTCAGTGTATGATAATTGTTGCGCAGGATGGTAGTCTTGGCTCATTTTCATCTGAGATTTATAGACTGCTGCAGCTTTATGAGGAGGAAGATGATGCAACAAGTGCATTAGCTGTACCCAAGCCAGATCCAGAGGCACAAAAGGTTGTGGAGAAATCTACTACTCAAGAGGTTGGCATTTTGTATCTGGGTCATTTCTTTGGTTCTTCCATTGACTAACAGCTTTGTGAAGTTTGGAATATGTTTTCTGGCAGCTGTATCTTTTTTGTCCTgtgttcttgaatttattcaggCATTTCACTTTCAAATATATTTCCTGCCCTGTACAtgagattttttttagttaCTATCTTCTAGTTTATCTTTCTGCTGTATGTTGTTCTTATCtgtatattttgttatttgGTTTGTGGCAGTGCTTTAATGTGTCCAGTGGTCCTCAAGAACAAACCCTTCAGTTCGTTGACCAGTGCAAAAGCTCTGGGATTGGAGTTAACCAGATTGGAATGCATAATATGCATTTGACCGATTTTCAATCTTTTGATTTCCATCCTGAGCTTGAGCACCATTATTTCCCTGGGTTTAATGGCCACTGTTTCATAGGGGAGGATGTAATGCCTCAGATTTCTGGCTATCAACAAACTATCTGCCCTCCCCCTTCTGCCTTTTTAGGGCCAAAATGTGCTCTTTGGGATTGTCCCAGACCAGCTCAAGGGTCAGACTGGTGCCAGAAGGCTGATGACTATTGCAGCACTTATCATGCTGGGCTTGCGCCTGATGAAGGCTACCTTGGAAGGCTGCCGGTTGTACGCCCTGGAGGTATTGGTTTAAAGGATAACTTACTTTTTGCAGCTCTCGGTACAAAGGCTCAAGGAAAAGATGTTGGCATTCCTGAATGTGAGGGTGCTGCTACTGCAAAATCTCCTTGGAATGCCCCCGGTTAGTCGTCTGTTCTTGCCATCTTCCTGAACAAACCTTAAATTTTCACGTCCATGTTTATTTGAGATTCTGATCCACCTTCTGTGTAAACCAGAACTCTTTGATCTTATTGTTTTGGATGGTGAAACGATCAGAGAGTGGCTGTTTTTTGATAAGCCACGTAGAGCCTTTGAGAGTGGTAATAGAAAGCAACGATCTTTGCCAGATTACAATGGAAGGGGCTGGCACGAGTCAAGGAAACAAGTGATGAATGAATTTGGAGGTTTGAAGAGATCCTACTATATGGACCCACAACCAATGGAAAATTTTGAGTGGCACCTCTATGAATACGAAATTAACAGGTATGATTCATGTGCATTATACAGATTGGAAGTTAAGCGTGTAGATGGGAAGAAAAGTCCGAAGGGGAAACTAAGCAATGATTCTGTTGCTGATCTGCAAAAGCAAATGGGTAGGCTGACTGCTGAATTTCCTAATGAAAAGCAGCGCATGGTTAAGGGGAGGGGAAAAGCCTGTGTGAAGGATGGAACTGGGAGCATTTATTCTGCAACGAACCAATTGTCTAGCCCAGTTGAAGTACTTGATTATTCAAAAGGTTCGCCATACGATTATCTTTTTGACAATATGAACGGGTACTACTTGACATGATCGAGTTATTTGAATGCAACATGAGTAAGGGGCAGTGTCCTTCATTTCACCCGGTTGCTGATTAAGTGGTGAAGTCTTTATTTACTTGTCGCTTTGGGTTTGTTGTCATCTAATTACAGCTTATAGATTACTTGGACCAATTTAACATCTAGAGAACAGCTATAAGTACCGAAACTGGCCATCCTAACGCATCATTTCTTGACTTTGTACGTGTGCACTTTTGGTGCCAATTGTATGCATAGTTTGTCGATGCTCCTCTTTTTTTGGGCAATGTATTTTTTTGTATAGTTTGAATATTTGAAAGGACAAGTgattaattatcatttaaaatctatgaatttttatatgatttgattttataTCTCCATTAAAATTTATTGCTTAAAAGATAACGATTAATCAGTAACTTGCCAAGGTTCTCATTACCTTTCTCACTTCCAGCCTCTCTGATTTCATTTCTTGTTTTGAATGCATTAGCGACTCCAGCATGGTTTGCAGGAATCGTTGTTGCGTAGACGAATAATTGCTGCTGCCTTTCATTGAATTATGCTAACAAAGATAATGATTCCTCATAGAAGGCAGATAGATTGATCACATCGTGTGTTTTGAGAAGCTGTGAAAATAGTAGTTTTTTTCTATCCTCGTATTGAATTCTCAATATATGATGTGATTTTCTATTGATATATTATTGTCCCGTGGAGCATAAACCAACCCTCGTACTTAATAGtgaatctttctttttttttaaaaaaaaaatatatatattctctCGTTCCATGCCATTTTATGGTGCTTTCCACCGTCTTACTCCGTTCCCCTCCAATATTAATCCATTCCATCATTTTTTCTTACCTCAGCTTTCCTGTTCCGTTCCATTTTATTGAGATCAAACACAGATTTGAGAGTTATCTCGAAATGTGTAGCTCGACTTTCATAAGATTTTTAATATTCGGACATTCAATTATCTTGATTCTACAGCCAAACCTCACAAATTCATTGATAGCCTTGCATTTTTCATCTGTTCAGAATACACAGATCAAGTTCTAACATGATGTTGCACAAGTTGTTTCCTACCCATATTTGTCTCGTCCTAAAATACATCAAGTCGCCGCACTCGATCCATCTTATCCCGATTTTATGGGTCCTCCCCAAATTTGAAATGCCATATATGGTCAATTATGGACATTGTTCAGATGTTTGATCTCTTCCATGGTAGCTGCACGATTGAAGGATAATTTCAGCTCAACTCGAAACAAATTATTGCAGAAATATCACTTGAGTGAGATTTGGAATTTTCTCAGTAATTCCAGAAAGTAGAGAACATCAATTTCATAAGAAAATTTTGCAGATGTTCTAGAACCTTATTATGGGTGAAAACAGCCTACGACTCGTCATGTATCCATGGTTTGCAATGGGGCGTCTCACCTCATTCCTTCacatctcaaacaaatttgCAGATAAAGGCCACAAAATTTTCTTCATCCTGCCATTGAAAACACAATCCAGATTAGAAAAATTCAATCTTTACCCGGATTTCATAAGTTTTATACCTGTAACTACTGTGGCTCACGTTGAAGGCCAGCCCCATGGGACTGAAACCAGCTCAGAAGTTTCTTTTCCTCTTGTATTCACTTCTTTGTCACGCCATGGATCTTACAAGTTACAGAACCAGATGTTGAATCTCTTCTCCAGGAACTCGAGCCCCATTTCGTGTTCTTTGATTTTACCCATTGGTTGCCGGATTTAACCCGCAGGTTAGGGATGAAATCCATCACTGTTGC
Proteins encoded:
- the LOC140959497 gene encoding transcription factor VOZ1-like — its product is MRKGSKTGACKSASHQLFKDRAKNRVDDLQGMFSDLQSARKDSRTIDVNLLEEQVHQMLREWKAELNEPSPASSLQQDGSLGSFSSEIYRLLQLYEEEDDATSALAVPKPDPEAQKVVEKSTTQECFNVSSGPQEQTLQFVDQCKSSGIGVNQIGMHNMHLTDFQSFDFHPELEHHYFPGFNGHCFIGEDVMPQISGYQQTICPPPSAFLGPKCALWDCPRPAQGSDWCQKADDYCSTYHAGLAPDEGYLGRLPVVRPGGIGLKDNLLFAALGTKAQGKDVGIPECEGAATAKSPWNAPELFDLIVLDGETIREWLFFDKPRRAFESGNRKQRSLPDYNGRGWHESRKQVMNEFGGLKRSYYMDPQPMENFEWHLYEYEINRYDSCALYRLEVKRVDGKKSPKGKLSNDSVADLQKQMGRLTAEFPNEKQRMVKGRGKACVKDGTGSIYSATNQLSSPVEVLDYSKGSPYDYLFDNMNGYYLT